Proteins found in one Pyrus communis chromosome 15, drPyrComm1.1, whole genome shotgun sequence genomic segment:
- the LOC137717187 gene encoding uncharacterized mitochondrial protein AtMg00810-like, whose product MDVKNAFLHGELDREIYIMQPMGFESKAHLKYVCKLRKALYGLKQAPRAWYEIRRTKENLSVRFKMKELGQLKHFLGLEVDRTQEGIFLCEQKYAKDLLQKFRMLECKLISTPVEPNAKMCAHEGRDLEDATMYRQLVGSLIYLTLTRPDISYAVGVMSQYMQNPKKPHLEAVRRKLRYVKSTIDFGLLYKKGEDGKLVGYCDANFAGDHNTRRSTTGYVFRIGSGVVSWCSKRQPTVSLLTTEAEYRAAAMAAQENAWLCPSTTCVDLACFNHNCTGDRVSRICKPMRKRTKLAALRVYDI is encoded by the exons atggatgtgaagaatgctttcttgcatggagagttagatcgggagatctacattatgcagccaatgggctttGAAAGCAAAGCTCATCTCAagtacgtgtgcaagttaaggaaagcactctacggtctgaaacaagcaccaagggcttggtacg AAATTCGTCGAACAAAGGAGAATTTGTCAGTTCGGTTCAAGATGAAAGAACTTGGGCAACTCAAGCACTTTCTTGGattagaggttgatcgcacacaagaagggaTATTTCTGTGTGAACAAAAGTATGCAAAAGACTTGTTGCAGAAGTTTAGGATGCTTGAATGCAAGCTAATCTCAACACCGGTGGAACCTAATGCCAAGATGTGTGCACATGAAGGCAGAGACTTGGAAGATGCGacaatgtatcgacaattggtaggtagtctgatctatcTGActttgactcgacctgacatttcttatgcagttggtgtgatgagtcaatacatgcaaaatccaaagaagcctcatcTAGAAGCGGTTCGACGAAAATTGAGATATGtaaagagtacaattgactttGGTCTCTTGTACAAGAAAGGAGAAGATGGTAAGTTGGTTGGCTATTGTGATGCAAATTTTGCAGGAGATCACAACACCAGGAGATCGACCACTGGGTATGTCTTCAGAATTGGTTCTGGAGTAGTTTCATGGTGCAGCAAAAGACAACCAACGGTGTCTTTGttaaccacagaagcagagtatagagcagcagcaatggcagctcaagagaatgcatggctg TGCCCTTCAACTACTTGTGTAGATCTTGCGTGCTTCAATCACAACTGCACAGGCGACAGGGTGTCCAGAATATGTAAACCCATGAGAAAAAGAACCAAGCTCGCTGCTCTGAGAGTGTATGACATCTGA